A single window of Deltaproteobacteria bacterium DNA harbors:
- a CDS encoding isovaleryl-CoA dehydrogenase, translating into MPTHEVLNQPPPLQGYDLFTTDRVLVEALRREGAGWAEERVQRLGAIAGGEPLAWGRLANANPPVLRTHDRYGNRIDEVEFHPAWHELMRLSVAHELHGLPWREPRPSAHAARAALFYVLGQVEAGHGCPISMTYSAVPALRVVPEIAAEWEPRLTSTTYDPRPIPASEKAGALCGMAMTEKQGGSDVRANTTRARPLGRPGPGAAYELTGHKWFCSAPMCDVFLVLAQAERGLSCFLLPRWLPDGTRNRFHIQRLKDKLGNRSNASSEVEFDAAWARLVGEEGRGVPTIIEMVNHTRLDCVIGAAATMRQAVAQATHHAAHRSAFGRRLVDQPLMQNVLADLAVESEAATVAMMRLARAYDGGDERERHFARLATAVIKYWVCKRTPMHVAEALECLGGNGYVEESMMPRLYREAPLNSIWEGSGNVICLDVLRAMAREPESVEALFGEIGQAGGDERRLDLFVENLRQDLGRSEAIEARARRLVERMAVALQASLLVRYGDPAVAEAFCVSRLDGDRGLAFGTLPAGLDFGRIIERARPHASR; encoded by the coding sequence ATGCCGACGCACGAGGTTCTGAACCAGCCCCCGCCCCTCCAGGGCTACGACCTCTTCACGACCGACCGGGTGCTGGTCGAGGCGCTCCGCCGCGAGGGCGCGGGGTGGGCGGAGGAGCGCGTGCAGCGCCTCGGCGCGATCGCGGGCGGCGAGCCGCTCGCCTGGGGGCGGCTCGCCAACGCGAATCCGCCCGTCCTCCGCACCCACGACCGCTACGGCAACCGCATCGACGAGGTCGAGTTCCACCCCGCCTGGCACGAGCTCATGCGGCTGTCCGTCGCCCACGAGCTGCACGGGCTCCCGTGGCGGGAGCCTCGCCCGAGCGCGCACGCCGCCCGGGCGGCGCTGTTCTACGTCCTCGGGCAGGTGGAGGCGGGCCACGGCTGCCCGATCTCGATGACGTACTCGGCGGTGCCCGCGCTGCGCGTCGTGCCCGAGATCGCCGCCGAGTGGGAGCCGCGTCTCACGTCGACGACCTACGATCCGCGGCCGATCCCGGCGTCGGAGAAGGCAGGCGCCCTCTGCGGGATGGCGATGACCGAGAAGCAGGGCGGCTCCGACGTGCGCGCCAACACGACGCGCGCCCGGCCACTCGGCCGTCCGGGTCCCGGCGCCGCCTACGAGCTCACCGGCCACAAGTGGTTCTGCTCGGCGCCCATGTGCGACGTCTTCCTCGTCCTCGCCCAGGCCGAGCGCGGTCTGTCGTGCTTCCTCCTGCCGCGCTGGCTGCCCGACGGCACGCGGAACCGCTTCCACATCCAGCGGCTCAAGGACAAGCTCGGCAACCGGTCCAACGCTTCGAGTGAGGTCGAGTTCGACGCCGCCTGGGCGCGCCTGGTCGGCGAGGAGGGGCGTGGCGTCCCGACCATCATCGAGATGGTGAACCACACCCGCCTCGACTGCGTGATCGGCGCGGCCGCGACCATGCGGCAGGCCGTCGCGCAGGCAACGCACCACGCCGCCCACCGCAGCGCCTTCGGCCGCCGCCTCGTGGACCAGCCGCTCATGCAGAACGTGCTGGCCGACCTCGCCGTCGAGTCGGAGGCGGCGACCGTCGCGATGATGCGTCTCGCACGCGCCTACGACGGCGGCGACGAGCGCGAGCGGCACTTCGCGCGGCTGGCGACGGCGGTGATCAAGTACTGGGTCTGCAAGCGGACGCCGATGCACGTCGCCGAGGCGCTCGAGTGCCTCGGCGGGAACGGCTACGTCGAGGAGTCCATGATGCCGCGCCTCTACCGCGAGGCGCCGCTCAACTCGATCTGGGAGGGGTCGGGCAACGTCATCTGCCTCGACGTCCTGCGCGCCATGGCGCGCGAGCCGGAGTCGGTGGAGGCGTTGTTCGGCGAGATCGGGCAGGCGGGCGGCGACGAGCGGCGGCTCGACCTCTTCGTGGAGAACCTGCGGCAGGATCTCGGCCGCTCGGAGGCGATCGAGGCGCGCGCGCGCCGGCTCGTCGAGCGGATGGCGGTGGCGCTCCAGGCGTCGCTCCTCGTCCGGTACGGCGACCCGGCAGTGGCCGAGGCGTTCTGCGTCTCGCGACTGGACGGCGACCGCGGGCTCGCGTTCGGGACGCTGCCGGCAGGGCTGGACTTCGGCCGGATCATCGAGCGGGCGCGGCCGCACGCGTCGCGCTAG
- a CDS encoding type II toxin-antitoxin system PemK/MazF family toxin, whose amino-acid sequence MGGPSRHPRSRLQGAPASDGGAGGGGFAEAPQAACATGASACRGAGTPVRRGEIYRTRERVAERGDKPGFYVVVSRNFIAQHDAVATVVCAPVYGEVLGLSTEVTLGPDDGLPRSSAARCDFLTLMFKRRLTDFVSTLAPAKVADLDRALASALELPLPA is encoded by the coding sequence ATCGGTGGTCCGAGCCGCCATCCGCGATCTCGCCTTCAGGGAGCGCCGGCGTCGGACGGAGGCGCGGGAGGCGGAGGTTTTGCGGAAGCACCGCAAGCGGCTTGCGCGACAGGCGCGAGCGCTTGTCGCGGCGCAGGCACGCCCGTGAGACGGGGCGAGATCTACCGCACTCGCGAGCGAGTGGCCGAGCGCGGCGACAAGCCGGGATTTTACGTCGTCGTCTCCCGGAACTTCATCGCGCAGCACGACGCCGTGGCGACCGTCGTCTGCGCACCGGTCTACGGCGAGGTCCTCGGCCTCAGCACCGAGGTCACCCTCGGCCCGGACGACGGACTGCCGCGCAGCTCGGCGGCCCGCTGCGACTTCCTCACCCTGATGTTCAAGAGGCGGCTCACGGACTTCGTCAGCACGCTCGCCCCGGCCAAGGTAGCCGACCTCGACCGGGCACTCGCCAGCGCCCTCGAGCTGCCACTCCCCGCCTAG